A genomic window from Macaca thibetana thibetana isolate TM-01 chromosome 16, ASM2454274v1, whole genome shotgun sequence includes:
- the SPATA32 gene encoding spermatogenesis-associated protein 32 isoform X3: MLEQKPQLKVDLAPDPDPELEIGQVPALLESELYPALKLETELDTKANWNEESDLEEPLQLVCQIESVHSNMAPPTPQTFRPWSLNSNSGSFTEENHVSACRHSISAQTSKHLFWANKLIQASEHSLQRAINMQLNNGSAGQPISSRLREAIPTDALCSKEQLQSPDARSAPPATSFQEPSPLLSSDLPPPIGLAELITFASSLAMASSSRTDMPSLEHMMKAPPQEALEPSTEPLLITAEEQKPEKHAEALPEKPREARAPLKSWSQEDKNFTQSYFDFSKPGIKRATIEGQMQLLQPPATSPVLQGGKEDSVPPGKEKQNPLLVKIHFKLSAPTTPEK; this comes from the exons ATGCTAGAGCAGAAGCCCCAGCTCAAAGTGGACCTGGCTCCAGACCCAGACCCAGAACTGGAGATCGGACAGGTGCCGGCTTTACTGGAGTCAGAGCTGTACCCAGCCCTCAAGCTTGAAACTGAGCTGGACACAAAAGCCAACTGGAACGAGGAGTCTGACCTTGAAGAGCCCCTGCAGCTGGTGTGCCAGATAGAGTCCGTCCACTCCAACATGGCGCCGCCCACGCCGCAGACCTTCAGACCATGGAGTCTGAATTCAAACTCCGGGAGTTTCACGGAGGAGAACCACGTGTCCGCCTGCCGTCACTCCATCAGTGCACAGACCTCCAAGCACCTCTTCTGGGCAAACAAGCTCATCCAGGCCTCAGAGCACAGCCTGCAGCGGGCCATCAACATGCAGCTCAACAATGGCAGCGCAGGCCAGCCCATCAGTTCCCGGCTCCGGGAGGCCATCCCCACTGACGCCCTGTGCTCCAAGGAGCAGCTCCAGAGCCCCGATGCCCGCTCAGCTCCTCCGGCCACAAGCTTCCAGGAGCCAAGCCCCCTCCTGTCCTCAGATCTCCCGCCACCCATTGGCCTGGCAGAGCTAATCACCTTTGCATCTTCCCTGGCCATGGCCTCCTCCAGCAGGACGGACATGCCCAGTTTGGAACACATGATGAAAGCTCCACCTCAGGAGGCTCTGGAGCCTTCCACAGAGCCCCTCCTGATCACTGCGGAGGAGCAAAAGCCAGAAAAGCACGCAGAGGCCCTACCAGAGAAACCACGTGAAGCCAGGGCACCACTGAAATCTTGGAGTCAGGAAGACAAGAACTTCACTCAATCTTACTTTGACTTCAGCAAGCCAGGGATCAAGAGGGCCACCATCGAAGGGCAAATGCAGCTTCTCCAGCCACCAGCCACGTCCCCTGTGCTGCAGGGAGGCAAGGAAGA CTCAGTGCCgccaggaaaagagaaacagaatccaTTATTGGTGAAAATCCATTTTAAGCTGTCAGCCCCCACAACCCCAGAGAAATGA
- the SPATA32 gene encoding spermatogenesis-associated protein 32 isoform X2: MGVTGTHGFPCCSKGSVEVAEMRDDLSQHQIQEEQELEADMLEQKPQLKVDLAPDPDPELEIGQVPALLESELYPALKLETELDTKANWNEESDLEEPLQLVCQIESVHSNMAPPTPQTFRPWSLNSNSGSFTEENHVSACRHSISAQTSKHLFWANKLIQASEHSLQRAINMQLNNGSAGQPISSRLREAIPTDALCSKEQLQSPDARSAPPATSFQEPSPLLSSDLPPPIGLAELITFASSLAMASSSRTDMPSLEHMMKAPPQEALEPSTEPLLITAEEQKPEKHAEALPEKPREARAPLKSWSQEDKNFTQSYFDFSKPGIKRATIEGQMQLLQPPATSPVLQGGKEDSVPPGKEKQNPLLVKIHFKLSAPTTPEK, translated from the exons GTACCCATGGATTTCCATGCTGCAGCAAAGGgtcagtggaggttgcagagatgCG AGATGACTTAAGTCAACACCAGATACAAGAGGAACAGGAG CTGGAGGCAGACATGCTAGAGCAGAAGCCCCAGCTCAAAGTGGACCTGGCTCCAGACCCAGACCCAGAACTGGAGATCGGACAGGTGCCGGCTTTACTGGAGTCAGAGCTGTACCCAGCCCTCAAGCTTGAAACTGAGCTGGACACAAAAGCCAACTGGAACGAGGAGTCTGACCTTGAAGAGCCCCTGCAGCTGGTGTGCCAGATAGAGTCCGTCCACTCCAACATGGCGCCGCCCACGCCGCAGACCTTCAGACCATGGAGTCTGAATTCAAACTCCGGGAGTTTCACGGAGGAGAACCACGTGTCCGCCTGCCGTCACTCCATCAGTGCACAGACCTCCAAGCACCTCTTCTGGGCAAACAAGCTCATCCAGGCCTCAGAGCACAGCCTGCAGCGGGCCATCAACATGCAGCTCAACAATGGCAGCGCAGGCCAGCCCATCAGTTCCCGGCTCCGGGAGGCCATCCCCACTGACGCCCTGTGCTCCAAGGAGCAGCTCCAGAGCCCCGATGCCCGCTCAGCTCCTCCGGCCACAAGCTTCCAGGAGCCAAGCCCCCTCCTGTCCTCAGATCTCCCGCCACCCATTGGCCTGGCAGAGCTAATCACCTTTGCATCTTCCCTGGCCATGGCCTCCTCCAGCAGGACGGACATGCCCAGTTTGGAACACATGATGAAAGCTCCACCTCAGGAGGCTCTGGAGCCTTCCACAGAGCCCCTCCTGATCACTGCGGAGGAGCAAAAGCCAGAAAAGCACGCAGAGGCCCTACCAGAGAAACCACGTGAAGCCAGGGCACCACTGAAATCTTGGAGTCAGGAAGACAAGAACTTCACTCAATCTTACTTTGACTTCAGCAAGCCAGGGATCAAGAGGGCCACCATCGAAGGGCAAATGCAGCTTCTCCAGCCACCAGCCACGTCCCCTGTGCTGCAGGGAGGCAAGGAAGA CTCAGTGCCgccaggaaaagagaaacagaatccaTTATTGGTGAAAATCCATTTTAAGCTGTCAGCCCCCACAACCCCAGAGAAATGA
- the SPATA32 gene encoding spermatogenesis-associated protein 32 isoform X1: MGVTGMSRTLPEEDFPGTHGFPCCSKGSVEVAEMRDDLSQHQIQEEQELEADMLEQKPQLKVDLAPDPDPELEIGQVPALLESELYPALKLETELDTKANWNEESDLEEPLQLVCQIESVHSNMAPPTPQTFRPWSLNSNSGSFTEENHVSACRHSISAQTSKHLFWANKLIQASEHSLQRAINMQLNNGSAGQPISSRLREAIPTDALCSKEQLQSPDARSAPPATSFQEPSPLLSSDLPPPIGLAELITFASSLAMASSSRTDMPSLEHMMKAPPQEALEPSTEPLLITAEEQKPEKHAEALPEKPREARAPLKSWSQEDKNFTQSYFDFSKPGIKRATIEGQMQLLQPPATSPVLQGGKEDSVPPGKEKQNPLLVKIHFKLSAPTTPEK, translated from the exons GTACCCATGGATTTCCATGCTGCAGCAAAGGgtcagtggaggttgcagagatgCG AGATGACTTAAGTCAACACCAGATACAAGAGGAACAGGAG CTGGAGGCAGACATGCTAGAGCAGAAGCCCCAGCTCAAAGTGGACCTGGCTCCAGACCCAGACCCAGAACTGGAGATCGGACAGGTGCCGGCTTTACTGGAGTCAGAGCTGTACCCAGCCCTCAAGCTTGAAACTGAGCTGGACACAAAAGCCAACTGGAACGAGGAGTCTGACCTTGAAGAGCCCCTGCAGCTGGTGTGCCAGATAGAGTCCGTCCACTCCAACATGGCGCCGCCCACGCCGCAGACCTTCAGACCATGGAGTCTGAATTCAAACTCCGGGAGTTTCACGGAGGAGAACCACGTGTCCGCCTGCCGTCACTCCATCAGTGCACAGACCTCCAAGCACCTCTTCTGGGCAAACAAGCTCATCCAGGCCTCAGAGCACAGCCTGCAGCGGGCCATCAACATGCAGCTCAACAATGGCAGCGCAGGCCAGCCCATCAGTTCCCGGCTCCGGGAGGCCATCCCCACTGACGCCCTGTGCTCCAAGGAGCAGCTCCAGAGCCCCGATGCCCGCTCAGCTCCTCCGGCCACAAGCTTCCAGGAGCCAAGCCCCCTCCTGTCCTCAGATCTCCCGCCACCCATTGGCCTGGCAGAGCTAATCACCTTTGCATCTTCCCTGGCCATGGCCTCCTCCAGCAGGACGGACATGCCCAGTTTGGAACACATGATGAAAGCTCCACCTCAGGAGGCTCTGGAGCCTTCCACAGAGCCCCTCCTGATCACTGCGGAGGAGCAAAAGCCAGAAAAGCACGCAGAGGCCCTACCAGAGAAACCACGTGAAGCCAGGGCACCACTGAAATCTTGGAGTCAGGAAGACAAGAACTTCACTCAATCTTACTTTGACTTCAGCAAGCCAGGGATCAAGAGGGCCACCATCGAAGGGCAAATGCAGCTTCTCCAGCCACCAGCCACGTCCCCTGTGCTGCAGGGAGGCAAGGAAGA CTCAGTGCCgccaggaaaagagaaacagaatccaTTATTGGTGAAAATCCATTTTAAGCTGTCAGCCCCCACAACCCCAGAGAAATGA